gatctgtttttaaattttatttggaaatcTCACAATTGATCACCGATCATTACAAGCTCTAATTTTACCTTAACCATGGAAACAAGAGCCACTGCATTTCTCCAACTCAAAGACCATATCAAACGCTAGCCGCATCGTCTTATCGCCGTATTTATGGTCAGAGCGATCCGACTTATCCGACACAGTACACCACTTAAGGGTCTCCGGCGTTTTGGAaccttttatgtttaatttaattatggtAAAATCATTTGATGCCAGTCCGCTTCATTTCGTTTAATttgattcgattcgatttcatTAACAACGCTTGCTCCACGTAACTCCGCAAATCCACATAGTTATGGCTCCGAACGAATTGTGGGCCTCGAACTCGAGAAATCCTCAAAGTTGCGTTCCAATTTCACCTACAAATTCGACACACTTGGCAGGTTGCATAGGTCGGTTCCCAATCCATGACGAATTGTGTGCCCCAGTGtcatgttaaataaaattgatagaGAAATTAGGCAAAGCGGTGGAGTTGACTAGAGTGCGGACCCGCCTTTAATTGTGTCGCATTAGTTTTGGGCCTTAAGTGGTGCATTTGTCAGAGATGATGCCCCCGTGTGCGGCGGTCCCTGCAATTAGTCAATTAATGAAAAGCCCATTAATATGTGGCTAACATTCGTCGatagccaaaaaaaagggtCTGCCCGATGTCCAAAAAGCTCTCGAAAATGGCAACTCCAGCGGTCAGTCGGCCGATATATGCACTCCGCTGGCCATAAATTAATAGTCcattatttctaaatttttgtcCACTTCAAACTGTCGTCGCCGAGTCGCCCAAAGCCAACTGACTGCCCTCGTTTGCATTTTAATCTCTCGATGGGGCGATGGGGGCCACAAATTAGTCCAGAGCTGGCTCTGTGTTGACTTGTCAGTGCGGCCAATAACTTAGGCCGGCGACGCGATCGACTCATTTAATGCTGGAAAACgaaagcaaaaataaagtCTTTTTTCGTTTGGCATATTTTTTGGGAAGAAAAGTTATGTAAATCATTTTGTGGCTGCACATATTTCTTCAAAATTGCTTAATTTCCTTCGCATGCCAGTACGCATGGGCCAAAAAATCGAGGGATGGATTcaccaataaataaaattctaatttaattaattgatctACTCCAAACGTCTTTTGGGATCTCACGATCCGCATTTTCACGTTTCCTACAGCCAAGATCCTAATCCTTTTATGGTGAAACAGATAtaactacaaataaaaatactgtTTGGACAAATACCTTAGCTTACGAAACTAAGACTTTAACGATTAGCCATACATGTTGATAAATGTAAGGCtaagttaagttaatttattctaaatatttatggcaCGCTTATAATTTTGGCCATGTTAACgtcattattattaaaattaagtcaTTTGGTTCTCTgagtgtataaatatataaaaaaatgtattccataaaaatgtatataaaaatgttctaaatGGTAACCATTTGTTTTACAGATCCTGACCTTACAACTGACTACACCATATGTTTAAAGAATTTTGATTATTTGAAGGCACGTTTCTGATGTGCCAGCCCTGAAGTCAAAGagccaaatccaaagccaagtCGATGCCAAACTTTACCACTTTTAGCCAGTTGGCCAACAGTTATGAAAAGTGGGGATCGGGGAGCTCCGCCGAGCAGTCGGCAAAGAGCTTTGGGCACTTTGCGAACTCATTTTCCGActcaatcaaatcaaataatttatgccTCGCGAAATTAACTGGCCGAGTGAGTGGAGGTCATGCCATATGTGAGGAGAGTCCAAGAAGCTGGAGACTCGGGGCCCAGAGCACAGTTAAATCTTTTGGCTGGCCATAAAGTGTGTTgatttttccatttgccagACCCTAAAGCGAATGCAatgcgaaataaataaatgtttgggGTAGAGGAGACCTTGTGGAAAATTGCCTGCAATCGGGGAGTGTTTTGAGAATGAAAATTTGCGTTGCGTTCATTTAGCCAGTGcgtcttatttatttacaagaaaaatcatacaaaaatcataaaaatataagaaaaatgtgtgtgtgtgtgtgtgtgtgtatatatacaATCCGCCATTTTTGAGCTGTTGATTACTCAAAATCGAACTCGAAACCATCTTCCTGGTATTCGTATTCGCTACTGTCGCAGGTGACTTGAACATACTTGTTGCACTGCCAGTGATAATATTCCTCGGGTGTGAAGTTGCCCCACATCATGTCGCTGAAAACTTGCAGGGGTCTCGGGTTCCGTTCCTGGTTGCGAATGTTCACCAGCTTGTTGAGTTTTTCCCAGTTGCTGTGGTAGCTGTTTAGGGCCAGGTGCTCCAGATTGACACACTCGGCCACCATTTCCAGGAGCTGATACTCCCGGACGATCTCCCAGCCACTGAAGCTGATCACCTCCATTTGGTGGCAGGGCATGTGCTGGCGGTCCAGAAAGAAGTCGTTGTGGTACCAGTTCTCGCAGACCACTTTCCTCAGCTTGGGCAGTTCCAGCAGCAGACTGTTTTGCCAGCGTGCTGGCAGCTGCACCACTTCGTTGTTAAGGGCAATCCTTGTGATCCTATCGCTCTTGGCCACCACAATCTGCTGGAAGATGGTCTCCTGATCCGCATTCAGTTGCCGGGAGTCATCGAACCGAACGGAcaggttttttaatttgggcAGCTGTAGAACCTCCGAGAGCATACCCTCCACGGTGCTCAGATTGATTTTCAGCACCTCCAGATTGGGCAACTTGATGTCCGTGAGTCGGACGCAACTGTCGAACTGATCGGTGATGTCGAGGACCCGCAGCTGTGTCATGTTCAGGCAGATCTCCTGCATCCAGCGGCTGTCCAGGGGCACCGAGTGGTACAGGGAGTTGAAAACTAGCTCCTCCAGCTTCCTGAATCCGCGCATATACAATCCAGATAGGTTCATGCAGGTCATCAGGCGTTTCAGATTGGGCAGCATTACTGTGAGATCCCTAATGTCCTCGTCAACCACTGTGTTGGGATTGCCCGCCAATATGCAAGTGTCCACCTTGGGAAACTTTGTGATGTTGATGTCGCACAAATGTGTGATGTAGTCGTAGAACTCGGCAAAGGAGCCAACGCCGTCTTCGTGGACATGCAGGTCGGTGAAGCTGTCAGCCATGTGCTCCATGAAGAACACATAGTCCTCGATGTCCAGGAGTCCCAGGAACGGGGTATTGGGTCCCACGATCAGGTGAAGCCTCCTCTGCCAAAACTTGAGGATCTGCGGCATAAACTGGGGATATGCCCTGGCCATCCTAACCTGATCGCTCAAGTTATCGATCTCCTCGAAGATCTGCTCAAAGAATATCATGTGCAGGTTGTCGATATAGTTCGGTTCATATTCCTCAATCGGTGGACAAGTATGTGGCTGGGAATCCAAAGCGCTCTTGTAAAACACTGTATTGTGCATTTGAGTCATGCTTAAACTTTCGTTTAATTTGCTCGTTGTTGAAGATGATGAAATCGATGCTTCCTTGAAGGCTGCTGTCGGTCGACTGTGCTGACAAAGTGCCAAACATAagtttttatgcaaatttaggTAGCTGATTAAAGGGTGAGCCAGGTAGTGGGGGAAGATGCACTTTGTCCTGATATTAGTCAACCATTTTCGCTAGCTAATCCTTTTTGAACAGCTGCGCCAGCTTTTGCCGTAGTAGTTACCTGTGCTACCTGATCTGGCGGATCGTGCCGTGGTTTGCCGGTCCTCATAAATCGCCCCTCATACTGCCAGCAATTtgttagtgtgtgtgttgCAGAAAACCCTATCTGTACAGTTATCGCGTAGCGTCTCGCTAGTTTGCATATTACACGAACCCAGACGTGTTCTCAGATACCTCCTCGGCTCCCTGCTCCACGCCAGAATCTTGGCCGGATGCGTTGGACAAAACGTGGTCAGCATTTGGCTCGCCTTGGCTTCTAGGAAATGCTAACAACTCTCGCACTGCACTCGCAAGCAAAGAACAGTCCCACCGAATGGATTCTGTGAGCTTCAACGATCTAATAATCAAAGCCAAATGTTTTTGTCTGCCAGCTTAGCAAGCGATTAGAGGAATCACAATTGGAACCAAAAAGATGGGGAAAACActgaaagaataaaattggttaaatataatttttatataacatcATTCAAttgcattaatttaaatactccataaataaaatctttatagaaaacattttaataatttagatcaactgttattttataaacattgaCTATtcgaaaaaagtttaagtttattttgactaattagtttaataacaataaattatttatttgttttagacataaaatgatataaattctgttcaaaaaattataatcacTAGAAGTAGATTGTTATAAATGTCTAGTTTCCTATACAAAtgtaaagttaattttttgagtGTGCGAGGAGGTTCACACCATTTCTTGGCCAAACTTGGACAGTTTCCCTCCGTTTCTCAATGATAATTTTTGGATACCCCGTTGTTGTCAATTGTCGTTGCGTTGCTTTTGTCAGGGACTAATGGCATTGTTGTCAGCCTTGTGTGTGTCTATGGCCTGTCAAAGCATAAAACTCGGGAACAGACAATGCTGACAATCTTGGCCGGGGAGGCAACTTAATGTCTATATAATGCACATTTATGTTTTGGCCTGGTtggtgaaaatattttcatttgttcatatttttcaacaaGTTGTTCGGTACACCCCAGCCTCATGTTCATAAATTCTCAgcgtcttttattttttgggaaaacGTTGCTTCACACGAGACTTGGAAACGAGTTGGGGACCTGATGCAAATGCACTTGTCTCTGCTGTTCGGTTTTTCggctataatattttttggtttgttatttGACTGTCTTATCTGAGATCAGTGTCGATCAAGGCAGCAGACGAATTGTGAAACTTGACATACGGAGTATATATGAGAAGTGTATGGGTATGTTTGGGGAGGGACTCGAGAGactgttttaataattttgacgTAATCACATCACAACAATCTACCGTGGAGTCTGTGGCTCTTTGACTTTGTCTGGCTCCCAAGTGGACAGTTCTTTTTAGCCTCGATCTCTCCCTGATttgttcatttaaatgaattacaatattttatcTTTACACAGAGATCGTTGAAGCTTTAAACGTTGCTCACATACCTGTATCTCTTCCTCGCTTTTTCTTTACAGGTAGTTGAACTAAAGAAGTTGAGAACTTTCCAAGCAGCTGCCTGAAATTCCTATAGCCATAAAACCCGACAGATACAAAAGGATCCGGCAAGAACAGCTGCCATTGCTAAATCAGGTAAAGCCCTTTTGGCCAAATTACTTCACACCTTCGAGCCGACCAGCCAACACGATCGGTAGCcggcacacaaaaaaatgggaagtgcacgttttttaattcatttgttCTAAAACTTAATCAGCCAGCGTGAAAAAGAGGAAGACTGCGTTTTTGGGCAGAGACAAGAAGTCGTGATTGCGCAACTCATAACTCACACAAGCCAACTTGAACTTGGCTTTGCTTGTTccttttttctttgccttttgctgctgctgctgcttacattgtttaattaaaaacgatgctgttgttgttgttgcagttgctgctgctcttgcAACACGTACCAAGATGATGacaacaacggcagcagcaataCTGGCAGTgctacagcagcaacatcaagaCACACACTTCAGCTGAAGGGGCAGCACTTCAAGTGGCTCAAAAGGACGACACGTATTGGCTTCTGTGTAGAGCTGTTTTTAGCTGCGGTTTGTAGTTGCAGTTGCCCGTTGCAGTTGgccgctgcagttgctgctgcagtttgCCATGGTGAAGTGGAAAGCAGTAGCTACAACAGCAGCCACAAGAGGCGCACCACTTGCCACAATTACCGGGCCGGGACTTCCAGCAAAACTACGGACTCTGACTGCGTCGGCTGCTTAATTTTCAGACAGCCTGCGATTATATTGCTCCAGAAATATACGAAAATGATGGTTGAGATACTCTTTCCCAGAGGTTGCGTTGAAAACTGACTCAATTCGATaggatttaaattaaaaaaataatgaaatgaaaGAAATTGGAAAAGTCAATACATATATTCCTTATAATAAAAGCACCTTTCAATATTGGGCAATCATAAGTTTTGAACTTATGTATTTGACTTTACACAGTTAGACAAAATACTTACAAATCCTAAATTGCTTTAACTCAAAATAACTAATAGATACTAGgcattttaatcattttttgtacggacttaaaaagtttttttttaaatagtatttGTATACATTCCTAAGTCATcgccattttttaaataaataccgtatttaaataaatattgtatttagtttagcttattgtttaaaataaagtgaCCCACAAaggtaaaactttttaaaagcttCCAAGTGTGTAGCTAATTCGAAGATACAGTTCTCATTTAGTTTGTGTCAGCGCGTGGTGTTTATAATTCGCGAATCATGTTGCATTGTTCGGGGCGTCTGGTGCCGCTTCAGCTTCGGGtgattctgtttctgtttcggtGGCGATGATGAGGAGCTTGACTTTTATGGGGCCGGGGCCCCAACCTGGATGGACCATGGCATGATGGGGCACATTTGCCACGGACTTGAACTTGGCTCCTGTGAGCTCGGCTCGCCTTTAACAATGACAATTGTTAGTGCCGCAGTCCACAGCCACTGCTGATTATTTTGACTTGATAACGAgctaaacaataaaaacaagcaTCAGCCCAAACAAACTGAACAGAACTTTTCGCCAAGTCATGTTTATCAGAAGAAGAACTGGACAGGATTCATCCTCAGACTtcggagtgtgtgtgtgctgtaATCAATTTGAATGCCTTGggctttttattttgctggATTCGAGTTTGTTGTGCTGCTTGTTTGTTGTGATTTCTTAAGTTGTTGCAATTATGTTCGGTCTGTCGCCAATGTATTCTGCATAAAAGTGAAAACTAATTGAGGAGGGGACGAAAATGCCCAAACGATCGGGAAATTAACATGTTGTCAGATGTGGATTTGATGTTTTTACCTTTTGCTACTTTAATGTTTGGTAGCACTTTGTGTCATTCGACACGTTTCCTACTTAGCAGTCGTAAATTGGCGATCCATAAACTGGCCAAACAATAAGCGGCTAACAATCGCTAACAAAATTTAGAACGACTGCAGCTCCGAATATGATCATGATCTCTTTTGTTGGCACCCGAAAGGCGATTTGCATAAGAATGAATGCAACCTGCGGAGGTAACTCCACCCTTTCCAGCTGCATTAAGTCACAAATGTTTCTTGGACATAAAGTAGAGTCTCCGGCGGAAAGACAAGATCCATGCAACTGAAGTTATCTCCAACACTTGATGTTCCCCAAATGGACTCCAGATGAAGTGTATTGTGTTGATTTTAAGGAGCGGATATCTATTGTATGCTTTTTGGAGCTATTCGATTTTAGATGagataaaatttattttagtgcTGTTTTACtgcaaattgttttgcttCTGAATGTCCAAACTATCGATCTGAGATTTCTATTCTATAGATCTTTGATTGTTTTGCTTCTGAATGTCTTAACTGTGGCATCCATTTCAGCTTTTTATATAGATAGTTTCTTAAGTGATCTTTTGAAGTTTCGGCGATCATTTTGGCCACTTGTTTTGGGGTTATGGTCTTTCAAgttcgaaacaaaaaagaaaaatcttttcagtttattttaaaacaatgccCCTCATCGGAGGCCTTCCTACTTCCTTCAATTACTCACCCAGAAAATTTCTCAAAAGACCGCACAGACGGTGGACAGCCCCCTGTCCTCCTCACTCTggatattttatgttttcgcCTTCGTTTATCATTGTACACTTGACTTGACCTCCCGTTCCAATTCATAAATCAAcaaatcattaatttttcacTCCTCCGAATAAACTACACGCCTGAGTACCTTACCAATTTCCTCCGGTCTGAGATGGAAAACCACACCGGTATCGTAGAGAAGAACGATGAGGAATGGGGGAGAAATGAGAACCCTTTCGCAGTGGGAAATCTTGGCTCCCACAATTAATCAAAGTTAAATTCGGAGCTGGGGCAAAGGCATTGAAGTGGAACACGCACACCCagataatttgtttattgatcCATTGTGTTGATTTGTGGATATATACGAGCATAATTGAACATGCTAATTAAATGTGGGATTCCGGAGGGGAACCTTTCGTCATGTTGGATTTTCATAAGCTGTGACCCCCACTACTGGAAGTCCGTATCCTGTCGGTCTTTAAGATCGCATTCCTCCCTTTTCAGCGGCATGCTAAGTAAGATCGCTTATCGCCGGTTCTTAATAAATATCAGTGCAAGGCGATAGCACTCACACTATTTATTATACAAACATATTGTAGATTGGCCGCTTATCGGTGAATATGATCAGCCGAGTATCCCTGCCACAGACTTCCAAGCCGGGCAACGATCGACCATCGACCATCGACGGCCGATCCACGATCGACGATCGCCGATTGATTGATAATAGCACGAGATGCTGTATTACTGTATGGCAGAACGGGttg
This genomic window from Drosophila gunungcola strain Sukarami chromosome 3R, Dgunungcola_SK_2, whole genome shotgun sequence contains:
- the LOC128261652 gene encoding uncharacterized protein LOC128261652, with translation MTQMHNTVFYKSALDSQPHTCPPIEEYEPNYIDNLHMIFFEQIFEEIDNLSDQVRMARAYPQFMPQILKFWQRRLHLIVGPNTPFLGLLDIEDYVFFMEHMADSFTDLHVHEDGVGSFAEFYDYITHLCDINITKFPKVDTCILAGNPNTVVDEDIRDLTVMLPNLKRLMTCMNLSGLYMRGFRKLEELVFNSLYHSVPLDSRWMQEICLNMTQLRVLDITDQFDSCVRLTDIKLPNLEVLKINLSTVEGMLSEVLQLPKLKNLSVRFDDSRQLNADQETIFQQIVVAKSDRITRIALNNEVVQLPARWQNSLLLELPKLRKVVCENWYHNDFFLDRQHMPCHQMEVISFSGWEIVREYQLLEMVAECVNLEHLALNSYHSNWEKLNKLVNIRNQERNPRPLQVFSDMMWGNFTPEEYYHWQCNKYVQVTCDSSEYEYQEDGFEFDFE